Proteins encoded together in one Pantoea sp. CCBC3-3-1 window:
- the ppnN gene encoding nucleotide 5'-monophosphate nucleosidase PpnN has product MITHISPLGSMDLLSQLEVDMLKRTASSDLYQLFRNCSLAVLNSGSQTDSSHELLSRFENFDINVLRRERGVKLELINPPEEAFVDGRIIRALQANLFAVLRDILFVNGQFDSAERFQQNADDSVQITNLVFSILRNARALHVGELPNTVVCWGGHSINAVEYQYCRNVGSQLGLRELNICTGCGPGVMEAPMKGAAVGHAQQRYKEGRFIGLTEPSIIAAEPPNPLVNELIIMPDIEKRLEAFVRIAHGIIIFPGGVGTAEELLYLLGILMNPQNQEQVLPLILTGPKESADYFRVMDEFIVSTLGEAARKHYAIIIDDAPEVARLMKKAMPKVKEHRRETGDAYSFNWAIRIDPELQVPFIPTHENMANLNLYPDQPAEQLAASLRRAFSGIVAGNVKDLGIREIKEKGPYKLHGDPEMMRRMDDLLQGFVAQHRMKLPGTAYIPCYEIIR; this is encoded by the coding sequence TTGATTACTCATATCAGCCCGCTGGGCTCAATGGATCTGTTGTCACAACTGGAAGTCGATATGCTGAAACGTACCGCCAGCAGCGACCTCTACCAACTCTTTCGCAACTGTTCACTCGCCGTCCTTAACTCCGGTAGCCAGACAGACAGCAGTCATGAATTGTTGTCACGCTTTGAGAACTTCGATATCAACGTTCTGCGTCGCGAGCGCGGCGTCAAGCTGGAACTCATTAACCCACCGGAAGAAGCCTTTGTGGACGGGCGCATCATTCGGGCCTTGCAGGCGAATTTGTTTGCCGTACTGCGCGACATTCTGTTCGTCAACGGCCAGTTCGACAGCGCTGAACGTTTCCAGCAAAACGCCGACGATTCGGTGCAGATCACTAACCTGGTGTTCTCTATCCTGCGTAACGCCCGGGCGCTGCACGTTGGTGAACTGCCTAATACCGTCGTGTGCTGGGGTGGCCACTCAATCAATGCGGTTGAATATCAGTATTGCCGCAATGTCGGTTCGCAGCTGGGGCTAAGAGAACTGAATATCTGTACCGGCTGTGGTCCGGGGGTGATGGAAGCGCCGATGAAAGGCGCAGCGGTAGGCCACGCGCAGCAGCGTTATAAAGAAGGACGCTTTATCGGGCTGACCGAGCCGTCGATCATTGCTGCCGAGCCGCCGAATCCGCTGGTCAATGAGCTGATTATTATGCCGGACATTGAGAAGCGTCTGGAAGCGTTTGTCCGTATTGCGCACGGAATTATTATCTTCCCGGGGGGCGTTGGTACCGCAGAAGAGTTGCTTTATCTGCTGGGCATTCTGATGAACCCGCAAAACCAGGAGCAGGTCCTTCCGCTGATCCTCACCGGGCCGAAAGAGAGCGCGGACTATTTCCGCGTCATGGACGAATTCATCGTCAGTACGCTGGGTGAAGCCGCTCGTAAGCACTACGCCATCATTATTGATGACGCGCCCGAAGTGGCACGCCTGATGAAGAAGGCGATGCCGAAGGTAAAAGAACACCGTCGCGAAACGGGAGATGCTTACAGCTTCAACTGGGCAATACGCATCGATCCTGAACTTCAGGTGCCCTTTATACCGACGCATGAAAATATGGCCAATCTTAATCTCTACCCTGACCAGCCTGCCGAACAGCTGGCCGCCTCGCTGCGCCGGGCTTTCTCCGGCATTGTGGCCGGTAACGTAAAAGATTTAGGAATTCGGGAGATTAAAGAAAAAGGCCCGTACAAGCTGCATGGCGATCCGGAAATGATGCGCCGCATGGACGATTTGTTACAGGGATTTGTTGCCCAGCACCGTATGAAGCTGCCGGGAACGGCCTACATCCCCTGCTACGAAATCATCAGATAA
- the xni gene encoding flap endonuclease Xni, translating into MTIHLLIVDALNLIRRIHAVQDSPCQETCVHALQQLILHSKPTHAVAVFDDDDRHEGWRHQLLPDYKAGRSPMPDNLKEEMPQLRAAFEAAGVACWQAVGEEADDLAATLATKVAASGHQATIVSTDKGYCQLLAPNILIRDYFQKRWLDVPFITGEFGVAPSQLTDYWGLAGISSSKIPGVAGIGAKSAAELLKEFGTLDAIWQNLPAVAEKWRKKLEQQQETAQICRQVATLKTDLILEGNLKALRLPQNTPQV; encoded by the coding sequence ATGACCATTCATTTACTGATTGTTGACGCTCTCAACCTGATCCGCCGCATTCATGCCGTTCAGGATTCGCCCTGCCAGGAAACCTGTGTGCATGCATTGCAGCAGCTTATTCTGCACAGCAAGCCAACGCACGCCGTTGCGGTTTTCGATGACGACGATCGTCATGAAGGCTGGCGTCACCAGCTGCTGCCCGACTATAAAGCGGGCCGCTCGCCTATGCCGGATAATCTGAAAGAGGAGATGCCACAGCTAAGAGCCGCTTTTGAAGCCGCAGGCGTCGCCTGCTGGCAGGCAGTCGGCGAGGAAGCGGACGATCTTGCCGCGACGCTGGCGACAAAAGTGGCCGCCAGCGGTCATCAGGCGACGATTGTTTCTACCGACAAAGGCTACTGTCAGCTGCTGGCACCCAATATTTTGATTCGCGACTATTTTCAGAAGCGCTGGCTGGACGTGCCGTTTATTACCGGCGAATTTGGCGTGGCACCTTCGCAGCTGACCGACTACTGGGGCCTGGCTGGTATTAGCAGCAGCAAGATCCCAGGCGTGGCGGGTATTGGCGCGAAAAGCGCAGCGGAATTGCTGAAGGAGTTCGGCACGCTGGACGCCATCTGGCAGAACCTGCCCGCGGTGGCGGAAAAGTGGCGGAAAAAATTAGAGCAGCAGCAGGAGACCGCACAGATTTGCCGTCAGGTTGCTACGCTGAAAACCGATTTGATTTTAGAAGGGAACCTGAAGGCGCTGCGTCTACCGCAAAATACGCCTCAGGTTTAA
- the rlmM gene encoding 23S rRNA (cytidine(2498)-2'-O)-methyltransferase RlmM, with product MNKVLLYCRLGFEKECAAEITAKAAEREVFGFARVKEDSGYVLFECYQPEEAEKLVRELPFSELIFSRQMIVVGELLRDLPPTDRVTPVAGMLTGVVEKGGELRVEVPDTNESKELLKFCRKFTVPLRAGLRAAGILLNYESNKRPVVHVFFIAPGCCYVGYSLPENNSPFFMGIPRLKFPSDAPSRSTLKLEEAFHVFIPADEWDERLGSGMYAVDLGACPGGWTYQLVKRSMMVHAVDNGPMAPSLMDTGQVFHHREDGFRYRPTRSNIYWLVCDMVEKPVRVANLMADWMINGWCREAIFNLKLPMKKRYEEVSQNLAMIDEKLKANGINAQIRARQLYHDREEVTVHIWRIWSATPGRRDER from the coding sequence ATGAATAAAGTTTTACTCTACTGCCGTCTGGGCTTTGAAAAAGAGTGTGCGGCAGAGATCACTGCAAAAGCCGCAGAACGCGAAGTCTTCGGTTTCGCGCGCGTGAAAGAAGACTCCGGCTACGTGCTGTTTGAATGCTATCAGCCAGAAGAGGCGGAAAAGCTGGTGCGTGAGTTACCTTTCAGCGAGCTGATCTTTTCCCGCCAGATGATCGTGGTGGGCGAGCTGCTGCGCGATCTGCCACCAACCGATCGGGTAACGCCTGTTGCTGGCATGCTAACTGGCGTAGTGGAAAAGGGCGGCGAACTGCGGGTTGAAGTCCCTGATACGAACGAAAGCAAAGAGCTGCTGAAGTTTTGCCGAAAATTTACCGTTCCGCTGCGTGCTGGCCTGCGTGCTGCGGGGATCCTGCTGAATTACGAAAGCAACAAGCGTCCGGTAGTGCATGTCTTTTTCATCGCACCGGGCTGCTGCTACGTCGGTTATTCGCTGCCTGAGAACAACTCGCCGTTCTTTATGGGCATTCCACGCCTGAAGTTCCCGTCTGACGCACCCAGCCGCTCAACGCTGAAACTGGAAGAGGCGTTTCACGTCTTCATTCCTGCCGACGAATGGGATGAACGTTTGGGGAGTGGGATGTATGCGGTGGATCTCGGTGCCTGCCCCGGTGGCTGGACCTATCAGCTGGTTAAACGCAGCATGATGGTTCACGCCGTAGACAATGGCCCGATGGCACCCAGCCTGATGGATACCGGCCAGGTCTTCCATCATCGCGAAGATGGCTTCCGCTATCGCCCTACGCGCAGCAATATCTACTGGCTGGTGTGCGATATGGTAGAAAAACCGGTTCGCGTAGCAAACCTGATGGCCGACTGGATGATCAACGGCTGGTGCCGCGAGGCTATTTTCAACCTCAAGCTACCGATGAAAAAGCGCTACGAAGAAGTATCGCAAAATCTGGCGATGATTGATGAAAAGCTAAAAGCCAACGGCATCAACGCGCAGATTCGGGCGCGTCAGCTCTATCACGATCGTGAAGAGGTGACGGTGCATATCTGGCGGATTTGGAGCGCAACGCCAGGCCGTCGCGACGAGCGTTAA
- a CDS encoding transcriptional regulator GcvA, translating to MSKRLPPLNALRVFDAAARHLSFTRAAEELFVTQAAVSHQIKSLEDFLGLKLFRRRNRSLLLTEEGQSYYLDIKEIFTALNDATRKLQARSAKGALTVSLLPSFAIQWLVPRLSSFNSAYPGIDVRIQAVDREEEKLADDVDVAIFYGRGNWPGLRVEKLYAEYLLPVCSPLLLTGDNPLKTPADLAHHTLLHDASRRDWQSYTRQLGVAHINVQHGPIFSHSAMVLQAAIHGQGVALANNVMAQTEIEAGRLACPFNDVLVSKNAFYLVCHDSQAELGKIAAFRQWILAKAASEQEKFRFRYES from the coding sequence ATGTCTAAACGTCTTCCTCCTTTAAATGCGCTGCGTGTTTTCGATGCTGCCGCCCGACATCTCAGCTTTACCCGTGCAGCGGAAGAACTCTTTGTTACCCAGGCCGCCGTCAGTCATCAGATCAAGTCGCTGGAGGATTTTCTGGGCCTCAAGCTGTTTCGCCGGCGTAATCGATCGCTGCTGCTGACTGAAGAAGGCCAGAGCTATTACCTCGATATTAAAGAGATTTTCACCGCGCTGAACGATGCGACGCGCAAGCTTCAGGCGCGGAGTGCTAAAGGCGCGTTGACGGTAAGTCTCCTGCCGAGTTTCGCCATCCAGTGGCTTGTCCCACGCCTTTCCAGCTTTAACTCAGCTTATCCGGGGATCGACGTCCGCATTCAGGCCGTGGACCGCGAAGAGGAAAAACTGGCAGACGATGTCGACGTGGCGATCTTTTATGGCCGTGGCAACTGGCCGGGGCTGCGAGTAGAAAAGCTGTATGCCGAATATCTGCTGCCCGTCTGCTCACCTCTGCTGTTAACCGGCGACAATCCGTTGAAAACGCCAGCGGATCTGGCCCATCACACCTTGCTGCATGACGCATCGCGTCGGGACTGGCAGTCCTATACCCGCCAGCTGGGCGTGGCGCATATCAACGTGCAGCACGGTCCTATTTTTAGCCATAGCGCGATGGTGTTGCAGGCGGCGATTCACGGTCAGGGGGTGGCGCTGGCCAACAATGTAATGGCCCAGACAGAGATAGAGGCGGGGAGGCTGGCCTGTCCGTTTAACGACGTATTAGTCAGTAAAAATGCTTTTTATCTGGTTTGTCATGACAGCCAGGCAGAACTGGGTAAAATAGCCGCCTTCCGCCAGTGGATCCTGGCAAAAGCGGCCAGTGAACAGGAAAAATTCCGCTTCCGCTACGAGAGCTGA
- a CDS encoding DUF423 domain-containing protein — protein sequence MSSRAMLIFTAISGFVFVMLGAFGAHMLSKSLGPGEMAWLKTGLEYQGFHTLAILGLAAAMLRRANIWFYWSSAFLALGTVLFSGSLYCLALSHLMLWVYVTPVGGTCFLIGWILMLVGALRLKKRAERHE from the coding sequence ATGTCGAGTCGTGCAATGCTGATTTTTACGGCAATCAGCGGGTTTGTGTTTGTGATGCTGGGTGCGTTTGGCGCCCACATGTTAAGTAAGTCTTTAGGCCCGGGCGAAATGGCCTGGTTGAAAACCGGCCTGGAATACCAGGGGTTTCATACGCTGGCAATTTTGGGTTTGGCCGCCGCTATGCTGCGTCGCGCCAATATCTGGTTTTACTGGAGCAGCGCCTTTCTGGCGCTTGGTACCGTGCTGTTCAGCGGCAGCTTATATTGTCTGGCGCTGTCCCACCTTATGCTGTGGGTTTATGTCACGCCAGTCGGGGGCACCTGCTTCCTGATTGGCTGGATTTTGATGTTAGTTGGCGCACTGCGTCTGAAAAAAAGGGCAGAACGCCATGAATAA